From Prosthecobacter fusiformis, one genomic window encodes:
- the lepB gene encoding signal peptidase I encodes MFFLTPRYLKHAKMLHKGVTRFIDYKRDLLPPAKLEEICDLRRSLEGAMKARDRTRLAELNEQINKVCERALPEAAPSEIGDNVEVFFVAIVIALGIRGYIAQPFQIPTGSMQPTLNGITAQATAEDPRPGWLGYLGSFLTSTRHIHVVSDHTGYLRDQDPVTEHKFLIFLPYSKLHFRDGHEIKIMAPKSQLTNQLHLGRNIQSTLKAGATDTPDRQTDYDIAGGEYIKEGQLLASGIVNNGDHVLVDKFSYHFRTPTRGEVFVFTTKHINSIAVPAEQGSQHYIKRLAGVPGDYLETRLPAGEELWEERPEFWKREKYQYPQRLYGELWHNGVKAQEPGFQKVMSGKDGYNGYTLINGRTMKVKLEDRNGEGTYYAMGDNSANSSDSRYWGPVPERNLVGPALFCYWPLTKHWGRIK; translated from the coding sequence ATGTTTTTCCTCACCCCTCGCTACCTGAAGCATGCAAAAATGCTGCACAAAGGCGTCACTCGTTTCATTGATTACAAGCGTGATCTGCTGCCGCCAGCCAAGCTGGAAGAAATCTGCGATCTGAGGCGCAGCCTGGAGGGGGCAATGAAGGCACGGGACAGGACGAGGCTGGCGGAACTCAATGAACAGATCAATAAAGTCTGTGAAAGGGCACTGCCGGAGGCGGCTCCTAGCGAAATTGGGGATAATGTCGAGGTGTTCTTTGTTGCGATCGTGATTGCGCTGGGCATCCGGGGATACATTGCACAGCCGTTTCAGATTCCAACAGGCTCCATGCAGCCGACTTTAAACGGCATCACCGCGCAAGCCACGGCGGAAGATCCTCGCCCAGGCTGGCTAGGCTACTTGGGGTCTTTTCTCACTAGCACCCGGCATATTCATGTGGTGTCCGATCATACAGGGTATCTGCGGGATCAGGACCCGGTGACGGAGCATAAGTTCCTGATCTTTCTGCCCTACAGCAAGCTCCACTTCAGGGACGGTCATGAGATCAAGATCATGGCTCCGAAAAGCCAGCTAACCAATCAACTGCATCTGGGCCGCAATATTCAATCCACATTAAAAGCGGGGGCCACGGATACACCGGACCGTCAGACCGATTATGACATCGCAGGCGGTGAATACATCAAGGAAGGGCAGCTTCTGGCCAGTGGCATTGTCAACAATGGAGACCATGTGCTGGTGGATAAATTTTCCTATCACTTCCGCACTCCTACGCGGGGGGAGGTTTTTGTATTCACGACCAAACACATCAATTCCATCGCCGTGCCTGCTGAACAAGGCTCACAGCATTACATCAAGCGCCTGGCCGGGGTGCCTGGAGATTACCTCGAAACCCGGCTGCCAGCGGGAGAAGAACTCTGGGAAGAACGCCCAGAATTTTGGAAACGGGAGAAATACCAATATCCGCAAAGGCTGTACGGTGAGCTCTGGCACAACGGAGTGAAGGCTCAGGAGCCTGGGTTTCAGAAGGTCATGTCGGGCAAGGATGGCTACAACGGATACACCCTGATCAATGGCCGGACGATGAAAGTGAAGTTGGAAGACCGAAACGGTGAGGGCACCTATTACGCGATGGGCGATAACAGCGCCAACAGCTCAGATTCCCGCTATTGGGGGCCAGTGCCAGAGCGCAATCTTGTGGGACCTGCACTCTTTTGTTATTGGCCGCTGACGAAGCATTGGGGACGGATTAAGTAA
- a CDS encoding sigma-70 family RNA polymerase sigma factor gives MNTHETRAAQLFLTHHDFVKGVALKYAPWPGLMEDIAQQVFLEFMAKEERWDLENDLCPLLATMTRHVAMRLWRDRTKSRPEVVQKLADHIRLLAEESELPPRYEEEVALLRGCLQKLPEKSRELIQLYYYSDIGTPQIAEQMEMKADTVCRALSRVRDKLRECIQRQIQQGGVAHV, from the coding sequence ATGAATACGCATGAGACACGAGCCGCGCAGCTTTTCCTCACCCATCACGACTTTGTGAAGGGGGTGGCGCTGAAGTATGCTCCGTGGCCAGGGTTGATGGAGGACATAGCCCAGCAGGTATTTTTAGAATTCATGGCCAAGGAAGAGCGTTGGGATCTGGAAAATGACCTCTGCCCCCTGTTGGCCACCATGACCCGCCATGTGGCGATGCGTTTGTGGCGCGACCGCACCAAGTCGCGTCCAGAAGTTGTGCAGAAGCTGGCAGACCACATCCGCCTCCTGGCCGAGGAAAGTGAATTGCCGCCCAGGTATGAGGAGGAGGTGGCACTGCTGCGAGGCTGCCTGCAAAAGCTTCCGGAAAAAAGCCGGGAACTCATCCAACTCTATTATTACAGCGATATTGGCACACCACAGATCGCCGAACAGATGGAAATGAAAGCAGATACGGTCTGCCGTGCCCTGTCCCGCGTAAGGGATAAACTTCGCGAATGCATCCAGCGTCAGATTCAGCAAGGAGGTGTGGCCCATGTCTGA
- a CDS encoding LamG-like jellyroll fold domain-containing protein — MSELSHDPEVLIQHYLEDRLTEDEAALLLELLQKPALGEADPLHEKLLHQLSMDAMLREVKAAASTSTGPVILPAAPSAKTKARFSFTTLTSVAAVAACITLALTWLFVFTRQLPSMADAEDTTAAVAVLSRGVNLEWQGESHTPGSPLSPGWLRLESGLAQIEFYQGARVTLEGPAAFRLVSSSQAYCTAGKLSVHVPPQAKGFRIDTPKGTIVDLGTDFGLDLNVPTAELHVFKGEVELHATGAAMKPLYEGQGMTLGDENQAFTANQAAFASLNTVDERTAESQRLAFESWLSSRPEWNNEASLQMRLDFQDPVGTRSLRNHAVKAPQVPAGSIVGCDWTEGRWPGKRALEFRNVSDRVRLSIPGEHEAITLCAWVRVHGLDRPFNSLFMAEGYADGAIHWQITRDGKLRLGIAGRDGHPSRDHDTPALFKPERFGQWMHLATVIDPVAKEIRHYLNGEEVARVPWLHVFPVRPGLADLGNWNDGGRSDRVAIRNFSGTMDEFMLFSRVLTEQEIAKLAR; from the coding sequence ATGTCTGAGTTATCTCATGATCCTGAGGTGCTGATTCAGCACTACCTTGAAGACCGGCTGACGGAGGATGAAGCGGCCCTTCTGCTGGAGCTTTTACAAAAGCCAGCTCTAGGAGAAGCCGATCCGCTGCATGAAAAGCTGCTGCATCAGCTCTCAATGGATGCCATGCTGCGGGAGGTAAAAGCCGCTGCATCCACTTCCACTGGACCGGTGATTTTACCGGCGGCACCGAGTGCAAAAACGAAAGCCCGCTTTAGCTTCACCACACTCACCTCAGTGGCAGCAGTGGCTGCGTGCATCACTCTGGCGTTAACGTGGCTCTTTGTTTTTACCCGCCAGCTTCCTTCCATGGCGGATGCGGAGGATACGACAGCAGCCGTGGCCGTACTATCACGAGGGGTAAATCTGGAGTGGCAAGGGGAGTCGCATACGCCGGGCAGTCCACTAAGTCCAGGCTGGCTCAGGCTCGAGTCAGGCCTGGCACAGATTGAATTTTATCAGGGAGCACGTGTCACCCTGGAGGGCCCGGCGGCATTTCGACTGGTCTCTTCCAGCCAGGCGTATTGTACCGCAGGCAAACTGAGCGTGCATGTGCCACCGCAGGCCAAAGGCTTTCGCATTGATACTCCGAAGGGAACCATCGTCGATCTGGGCACAGACTTTGGTCTGGACCTCAACGTGCCGACTGCCGAACTGCATGTCTTTAAGGGGGAAGTGGAACTGCATGCCACAGGCGCAGCCATGAAACCGCTGTATGAAGGGCAGGGGATGACCTTGGGAGATGAAAACCAAGCCTTCACGGCCAATCAGGCTGCTTTTGCATCCCTCAATACCGTCGATGAACGTACTGCGGAATCCCAACGACTGGCCTTTGAAAGCTGGCTGTCCAGCAGACCTGAGTGGAATAATGAGGCCTCATTGCAAATGCGGTTAGACTTTCAAGATCCCGTCGGCACCCGCTCCCTGCGGAATCACGCAGTAAAGGCGCCGCAGGTGCCTGCTGGAAGCATCGTCGGCTGTGACTGGACAGAGGGGCGCTGGCCTGGCAAACGAGCTCTGGAGTTCCGCAATGTGAGTGACCGGGTGCGGCTCAGCATTCCAGGGGAACACGAGGCCATAACCCTCTGCGCATGGGTGCGGGTGCATGGTCTGGACCGTCCTTTCAATTCACTGTTCATGGCCGAAGGTTATGCGGATGGGGCTATCCACTGGCAGATTACGCGGGATGGGAAGCTGCGGCTAGGCATTGCAGGCAGGGATGGGCATCCTTCGCGTGACCATGATACGCCCGCCCTTTTTAAACCGGAGCGGTTTGGCCAATGGATGCACTTGGCCACAGTCATAGATCCCGTAGCCAAGGAAATCCGTCATTATCTAAACGGCGAAGAGGTCGCACGTGTACCCTGGCTTCATGTCTTTCCAGTACGGCCTGGCTTAGCGGACCTGGGCAACTGGAATGACGGGGGCCGCAGTGACCGTGTGGCCATCCGGAATTTCAGCGGAACGATGGATGAATTCATGCTCTTTTCCCGTGTGTTGACAGAGCAGGAAATTGCAAAGCTGGCCCGGTGA
- the gluQRS gene encoding tRNA glutamyl-Q(34) synthetase GluQRS, translating to MPVVTRFAPSPTGWLHLGHAYAALFAAEQASQQDGRFLIRLEDIDATRSRPEYEKALFEDLSWLGLHWEQPVRRQSDHAEDYQAALQQLKALGLLYPCFCTRKEIQEEIARAGQAPHGPDGALYPGTCRSRPMSQQQDMIAKGIPYAMRLNVEKAASFVHKELFWEDAACGVQLATPSIFGDVVLARKDTPASYHLAVVVDDALQGITLVTRGEDLFAASHLHRLLQELLHLPVPRWHHHRLILDGNGRRLAKRDDARSLRTLREEGLRAEDIREMLAD from the coding sequence ATGCCTGTAGTCACGCGTTTTGCCCCCAGCCCCACCGGATGGCTACACCTCGGACATGCCTACGCAGCCCTGTTTGCTGCCGAGCAGGCCAGTCAACAGGATGGCCGCTTTTTGATCCGCCTGGAGGACATTGATGCCACCCGCTCACGGCCTGAATACGAAAAGGCCTTATTTGAAGATCTATCCTGGCTTGGCCTGCACTGGGAGCAACCTGTGCGACGGCAGTCTGACCATGCCGAAGATTATCAGGCTGCACTACAGCAGTTGAAAGCGCTCGGGCTGCTGTATCCCTGCTTTTGCACCAGGAAGGAAATTCAGGAGGAAATCGCCCGCGCTGGGCAGGCTCCGCATGGGCCTGATGGTGCGCTTTATCCTGGCACCTGCCGTAGCCGCCCAATGAGCCAGCAGCAGGACATGATCGCGAAAGGTATCCCCTACGCAATGCGTCTGAATGTTGAAAAAGCAGCCTCCTTCGTTCATAAGGAGCTGTTTTGGGAGGATGCAGCCTGTGGGGTGCAACTGGCGACTCCGTCCATCTTTGGAGATGTGGTACTGGCACGCAAAGACACACCTGCCAGCTATCATCTGGCCGTGGTTGTGGATGATGCGCTGCAAGGCATCACACTGGTGACACGCGGGGAGGATCTTTTTGCCGCCTCTCACCTGCATCGATTGCTCCAGGAACTCTTGCATCTGCCTGTCCCCCGCTGGCATCATCATCGTCTAATCCTGGATGGAAACGGCAGACGCCTGGCCAAGCGTGACGATGCCCGATCACTGCGCACGTTAAGGGAGGAAGGATTGAGAGCCGAAGACATTCGTGAGATGCTGGCAGATTAA
- a CDS encoding YbjN domain-containing protein produces the protein MSALYAATLTTFKSQGWHYREVPGMEVIESDFEAHHTKVPLHVQVYGTAHIASVVATASMKVPPSHRLQVAELLMRTNKELNLGNFELDWDSGEVMFRISNIFPPHRYDERILASLVHSTIAEMDRVTPFLGEICNTPKGELLLLRVRDLMKREELLPPVPAEVS, from the coding sequence ATGTCCGCCCTTTACGCAGCCACACTCACCACCTTCAAATCGCAAGGTTGGCATTATCGCGAAGTTCCTGGCATGGAGGTCATCGAGTCTGATTTCGAGGCTCATCATACCAAGGTTCCTCTGCACGTGCAGGTCTATGGCACAGCCCATATCGCCAGCGTGGTCGCCACGGCTTCAATGAAGGTCCCACCTTCGCATCGACTGCAAGTGGCCGAGCTGCTGATGCGAACGAACAAGGAGCTGAACCTCGGCAATTTTGAGCTCGATTGGGATAGTGGAGAGGTCATGTTCCGCATCTCCAACATCTTTCCGCCTCATCGTTACGATGAACGCATCCTGGCCAGCCTCGTGCACAGCACCATTGCTGAAATGGACCGTGTGACGCCTTTCCTGGGTGAGATTTGCAACACGCCTAAAGGTGAACTTCTGCTGCTGCGTGTGCGCGATCTCATGAAGCGTGAGGAACTGCTGCCACCGGTACCCGCCGAGGTTTCTTGA
- a CDS encoding alpha/beta hydrolase: protein MKRLSLVSSLLLSIAALAPAAEPVVIKLWPKGAPEAEGFKIEPEAEIKREKDDGVKRLGNVSDPTITIYPAENPNGTAVLVCPGGGYGILAIEHEGTQVCDYLKTIGVTPVLLKYRVPRRDPTDPSRVPLQDTQRAMGILRHRAAEFGIQPDRIGILGFSAGGHLSIMTALHANERTYEQDPALDVEDATPNFAVPVYPAYLVEKENAFQLVPEIKISAKAPPMCLIHAHDDPHSAGGSALIYLEYKKNNIPCEVHIYSTGGHGFGMKKNGLPVNDWLLRVAEWMPTLTKAK from the coding sequence ATGAAAAGGCTGTCTCTTGTCTCCTCTCTCCTGCTCAGCATCGCCGCACTTGCGCCTGCTGCGGAACCTGTCGTCATCAAGCTCTGGCCGAAAGGTGCTCCTGAGGCCGAGGGTTTTAAAATCGAACCCGAAGCCGAAATCAAACGCGAGAAAGATGATGGTGTGAAGCGTCTGGGAAATGTCTCAGATCCCACCATCACCATCTACCCAGCGGAAAATCCCAACGGAACAGCCGTTCTTGTTTGTCCCGGCGGTGGTTATGGCATCCTGGCCATTGAGCATGAGGGCACGCAGGTATGTGATTATCTGAAGACGATCGGTGTGACGCCCGTGCTGCTGAAATACCGTGTGCCGCGCCGCGACCCCACAGACCCTAGCCGCGTTCCCCTGCAGGATACCCAGCGTGCCATGGGCATCCTGCGCCATCGGGCGGCTGAGTTTGGCATCCAGCCTGACCGCATTGGCATCCTGGGGTTTTCCGCTGGTGGCCACCTCAGCATCATGACCGCCCTGCATGCCAATGAACGCACCTATGAGCAAGACCCAGCCCTGGACGTCGAGGATGCGACCCCGAATTTTGCGGTTCCTGTCTATCCTGCCTACCTCGTGGAGAAGGAGAATGCCTTTCAACTGGTGCCTGAAATTAAGATCAGTGCCAAAGCCCCGCCGATGTGTCTCATCCACGCTCATGATGATCCCCACAGTGCCGGAGGTAGTGCCCTTATTTACCTCGAATACAAGAAGAACAACATTCCCTGCGAAGTGCACATCTACAGCACCGGTGGCCACGGCTTTGGCATGAAGAAAAACGGGCTTCCCGTCAATGACTGGCTGCTCCGCGTGGCCGAATGGATGCCGACATTGACGAAGGCAAAGTAA
- a CDS encoding sodium:proton antiporter codes for MLPLLAATADVQASLPPYWTVAPFILLLLCIALMPLLAAHFWEHHYPKVAVGLGLITAMYYVAVQGDWHPLQHAAHEYVSFMALVGSLFVISGGINIRVKGEATPLRNTVFLAIGAVLANFIGTTGASMLMVRPWIKMNKYRITGFHVVFFIFIVSNVGGCLTPIGDPPLFLGFLRGVPFGWVLEHCWNGWLLAIAMLLATFFVVDTLNFRRAPKEVREKETAEEHFYIRGLPNLVFLGLVLVAVFLPKNLQDTVFGGVLSVPAIVMILAAVASYYTTKAPVHEANDFNFGPVKEVGYLFIGIFLTMIPALQILQSGEAVQISTPIGYYFATGALSAFLDNAPTYLSFLAAAMGSEHLSVDSPADVLAFAGSHPHILMAISLGAVFFGAGSYIGNGPNFMVKAIAEKSKVYTPDFLRYMWQFSIPVLLPILVIVGFVLLKGGH; via the coding sequence ATGCTTCCACTCCTCGCCGCCACCGCTGATGTTCAGGCCTCACTGCCGCCTTATTGGACCGTAGCCCCCTTCATCCTCCTGTTGCTGTGCATCGCGTTAATGCCCCTATTAGCCGCCCATTTTTGGGAGCATCATTATCCGAAGGTAGCCGTCGGCCTGGGGCTCATAACAGCTATGTATTATGTAGCTGTGCAGGGGGACTGGCATCCGCTTCAGCATGCAGCCCATGAATATGTCAGTTTCATGGCTCTGGTGGGTTCTCTTTTCGTCATCTCTGGCGGCATTAACATTCGGGTCAAAGGAGAGGCCACGCCTTTGCGCAACACGGTCTTTTTGGCAATCGGAGCCGTGCTGGCCAATTTCATTGGTACCACCGGTGCCTCCATGCTGATGGTCAGACCATGGATCAAGATGAACAAGTACCGCATCACCGGTTTCCACGTTGTCTTTTTTATCTTCATCGTCAGTAATGTCGGCGGATGCCTGACTCCTATCGGTGATCCTCCCCTGTTCCTTGGTTTTTTGCGTGGGGTGCCATTCGGATGGGTGCTGGAACATTGCTGGAACGGCTGGCTCTTAGCGATTGCGATGCTGCTCGCCACCTTTTTTGTGGTGGATACGCTGAACTTTCGCCGTGCTCCCAAGGAAGTGCGGGAAAAAGAAACCGCCGAAGAGCACTTTTATATCCGTGGTCTGCCCAATCTGGTTTTCCTGGGGCTGGTGCTGGTGGCGGTCTTCCTGCCAAAAAACCTCCAGGACACCGTATTCGGCGGAGTGCTGAGCGTGCCTGCCATCGTCATGATCCTGGCTGCTGTCGCTTCCTATTACACCACCAAAGCACCAGTGCATGAAGCCAATGATTTCAATTTCGGCCCGGTCAAAGAAGTGGGTTACCTGTTCATCGGTATCTTCCTCACCATGATCCCTGCCCTGCAGATTTTGCAGAGCGGTGAAGCTGTCCAAATCAGCACTCCCATTGGGTATTACTTTGCGACAGGAGCACTGTCCGCCTTCCTGGATAATGCGCCGACGTATCTTAGCTTTCTGGCTGCCGCCATGGGTAGCGAACATCTTTCCGTCGATTCCCCTGCTGATGTCCTGGCATTCGCCGGAAGCCATCCTCACATCCTCATGGCCATCTCCCTGGGTGCCGTCTTCTTTGGAGCTGGGAGCTATATCGGTAACGGCCCCAATTTCATGGTCAAAGCCATTGCCGAAAAATCCAAGGTCTATACACCGGATTTCCTCCGCTACATGTGGCAGTTTTCCATCCCAGTTCTACTGCCTATCCTGGTCATCGTTGGCTTTGTCCTGTTGAAAGGTGGACACTAA
- a CDS encoding ABC transporter ATP-binding protein — translation MNAPASAVPLVATDVHRTYTLGGHQLPVLQGVNLEVAAGEKVFLCGQSGAGKTTLLYVLGGLERPTVGDVLVHGKSLYHGAAKARAQMRNQTMGFVFQHYFLLPELTALENVLLPAMIGGRKLESRARELLDKVGLTPRIDHLPTELSGGEQQRVAIARALINDPGILYADEPTGNLDASTGMGVMDMLIQVVEESKKTLVVVTHDQQMAKRGDRRLLLKQGKLEEG, via the coding sequence ATGAATGCCCCTGCCAGCGCCGTTCCCCTGGTCGCCACCGATGTCCACCGCACCTATACCCTGGGAGGTCATCAACTGCCTGTGCTCCAGGGAGTAAATCTGGAGGTCGCTGCCGGAGAAAAAGTCTTCCTTTGTGGTCAGTCTGGTGCGGGCAAGACGACTTTGCTTTATGTCCTGGGTGGCTTGGAACGCCCCACGGTCGGCGATGTACTGGTCCATGGCAAATCTCTTTACCATGGTGCGGCCAAGGCTCGCGCCCAGATGCGCAACCAGACCATGGGTTTCGTTTTCCAGCACTACTTCCTGCTACCAGAGCTGACAGCACTGGAAAACGTTTTGCTCCCTGCCATGATCGGTGGTCGCAAGCTGGAGTCGCGCGCACGTGAACTCCTGGACAAAGTCGGACTGACACCACGCATTGACCACCTGCCCACGGAGCTTTCCGGTGGCGAACAGCAGCGTGTGGCCATTGCTCGTGCCTTGATCAATGACCCAGGCATCCTCTACGCCGATGAGCCGACAGGAAACCTGGATGCCAGCACCGGTATGGGCGTCATGGATATGCTCATTCAAGTGGTGGAGGAATCCAAAAAAACACTGGTGGTGGTCACCCACGATCAGCAGATGGCCAAACGCGGAGACCGGCGACTTTTGCTGAAGCAAGGCAAATTGGAGGAGGGCTGA
- a CDS encoding serine hydrolase domain-containing protein produces MSLHRRAFLRNLSLSALGFYLPQGIAAKAGPVHERLPRGTPESQGVSSEAILAFLDAVEKNDFELHSFMMLRHGNVIAEGWWDPYGPEFVHAMYSMSKSFTSTAVGFAVAEGKISVEDKVVSFFPDDLPERVSENLAALRIKDLLTMSVGNEKEPTQPVVKSENWVRTFLAQNLIHQPGTVFMYNSAATYMCSAIVQKVTGEKMIDYLTPRLFAPLGIIGMKWETCPLGINTGGWGLSIQSEGMAKFGQLYLQKGQWNGKQILPASWIEDATTLHIQQSGEDKPDRPKAKNDWLQGYGYQFWRCQHGHYRGDGAFGQFTIVLPEYEAVIVMTSENKNMQGQLDLVWEHLLPAMKGKSTEQDTGLAARLKELKLIPVEGSAESPHSLRISGKTIALEPNVNGFTTAGFTFGKTDCTLTLSGGEGAPIVITSGMTNWHHSTVIIPDGIPRLISGGRPKEPLPSKLAASAAWNGDTLNMMWRYYETPHHDHVTCEFQDNVVTIRFLSSIAAMKPNSKDYRLQLVGRMD; encoded by the coding sequence ATGAGCTTGCACCGCCGCGCCTTTCTCCGCAATCTTAGCCTTAGTGCACTCGGTTTCTACCTTCCTCAGGGTATCGCCGCAAAGGCAGGGCCAGTGCATGAAAGACTGCCACGGGGCACACCTGAAAGCCAGGGTGTCTCTTCCGAAGCCATCTTGGCTTTTCTTGATGCCGTCGAAAAAAACGACTTCGAACTCCACAGTTTCATGATGCTGCGCCATGGCAACGTCATTGCTGAAGGCTGGTGGGATCCCTATGGGCCGGAGTTTGTGCACGCCATGTACTCCATGAGCAAAAGCTTCACCTCCACTGCTGTCGGCTTTGCAGTTGCTGAAGGCAAGATCAGTGTGGAAGACAAAGTGGTCTCCTTTTTCCCAGATGACCTGCCTGAAAGAGTGAGTGAGAACCTGGCCGCGCTACGCATCAAGGACCTTCTGACCATGTCCGTTGGCAATGAAAAGGAGCCCACCCAACCTGTGGTCAAATCTGAAAACTGGGTGCGAACTTTTTTGGCGCAAAACCTTATTCATCAACCAGGGACCGTTTTCATGTATAACAGCGCGGCCACTTACATGTGCTCCGCCATCGTCCAAAAAGTGACGGGCGAGAAGATGATCGATTACCTCACCCCGCGTTTGTTTGCGCCCCTGGGCATTATTGGCATGAAGTGGGAAACTTGCCCGCTGGGGATTAATACGGGAGGCTGGGGACTGAGTATCCAAAGCGAAGGGATGGCAAAATTCGGCCAGCTTTACCTGCAAAAAGGCCAGTGGAATGGCAAACAGATCCTGCCTGCCTCATGGATTGAAGATGCGACTACACTCCATATTCAGCAGAGTGGCGAGGACAAGCCTGACCGTCCTAAAGCTAAGAATGACTGGCTACAAGGATATGGCTACCAATTTTGGCGCTGCCAGCATGGGCACTATCGTGGGGACGGTGCCTTTGGTCAGTTCACCATCGTTTTGCCTGAGTATGAGGCAGTTATCGTGATGACCAGTGAAAACAAAAATATGCAGGGCCAGCTCGATCTCGTCTGGGAACATCTGCTGCCAGCCATGAAGGGTAAAAGCACAGAACAGGATACAGGGCTGGCTGCCCGGCTGAAAGAACTCAAACTGATTCCTGTTGAAGGCAGCGCCGAGTCCCCGCATAGCCTGCGCATCTCAGGAAAGACCATTGCTCTTGAGCCGAACGTAAACGGATTCACCACAGCCGGGTTCACGTTTGGAAAAACGGATTGTACATTGACCCTGAGCGGTGGTGAAGGTGCCCCTATTGTTATCACATCAGGGATGACGAACTGGCATCACAGCACGGTCATCATTCCGGATGGCATTCCCCGACTCATTTCTGGTGGAAGGCCAAAGGAACCCTTGCCCTCAAAGCTGGCTGCTAGCGCTGCCTGGAATGGAGACACACTCAACATGATGTGGCGTTATTACGAAACCCCTCATCACGATCACGTCACCTGTGAGTTTCAAGACAACGTGGTCACCATTCGATTCCTCAGCAGCATTGCCGCGATGAAACCAAACTCCAAAGACTATCGCCTTCAGCTAGTAGGCAGGATGGACTGA
- a CDS encoding L,D-transpeptidase — protein sequence MLSFISLPRMNSARPGIVRLGLALVAGAFLSHCTSSPKSEVVVSVADQRMGLYHEGVLKKQYVVSTSKFGLGDQPNSYRTPTGKHEIIAKIGQGLPPGAVLKSRSWNGEVLKPNAPGRDPIVSRILWLRGLESSNRNAMRRYIYIHGTTEENRLGQPASYGCIRMGMKDVVDVFNDLGVGAKVVITKDHLPGGKKTETVKKAPVTVPQVVPTPVTLPMETPVLASAQVDPRTQTPEKAAAMAAAKAAPVPSGPIPVMDEQVGKYSLFSFLPWSRGKSKTVQVAPTPVEAPAKVSQSNNKRKPSRAEELKIGPAVPESIAKSKGKRDPAEKISSAAGAFTRLLTFNKVQG from the coding sequence ATGCTCTCTTTTATCTCTCTCCCGCGTATGAACAGCGCCCGGCCAGGGATCGTCAGGCTGGGTCTGGCGCTCGTGGCAGGAGCCTTTTTGAGCCATTGCACTTCCTCACCGAAGTCTGAAGTGGTAGTCAGTGTTGCCGATCAACGGATGGGCCTGTACCATGAAGGTGTACTGAAAAAGCAGTACGTTGTCTCCACCTCCAAATTTGGTTTGGGCGACCAGCCGAACAGTTACCGGACACCGACTGGGAAACATGAGATCATTGCCAAAATCGGTCAGGGATTGCCTCCAGGAGCCGTATTGAAAAGCCGGTCCTGGAATGGAGAGGTGCTCAAGCCAAATGCACCAGGTCGTGATCCTATCGTTTCGCGCATCCTTTGGCTTCGCGGTCTGGAAAGTAGCAACCGCAATGCCATGCGTCGCTACATTTACATCCATGGTACCACTGAGGAAAACCGCCTGGGACAACCCGCTAGCTATGGCTGCATCCGCATGGGCATGAAGGATGTTGTGGATGTTTTCAATGACCTGGGTGTTGGGGCCAAGGTCGTCATCACCAAGGATCATCTGCCTGGTGGTAAGAAAACAGAGACCGTCAAAAAAGCTCCTGTCACAGTTCCTCAGGTAGTCCCAACTCCAGTGACACTACCGATGGAAACTCCGGTGCTTGCTTCCGCCCAGGTGGATCCAAGGACACAAACGCCTGAAAAGGCAGCTGCGATGGCTGCGGCTAAAGCTGCTCCTGTTCCAAGTGGTCCGATCCCAGTCATGGATGAACAAGTGGGTAAATATTCCCTGTTCTCCTTTCTTCCCTGGTCACGTGGCAAGTCCAAAACGGTCCAAGTGGCCCCCACCCCGGTAGAAGCTCCCGCAAAGGTTTCCCAGTCTAACAACAAGCGCAAACCTAGCCGCGCTGAGGAGTTGAAAATCGGACCCGCCGTCCCTGAATCTATCGCCAAAAGCAAAGGCAAAAGAGACCCGGCAGAGAAGATTTCATCAGCTGCTGGTGCTTTCACGCGTCTGCTGACTTTTAACAAGGTGCAGGGCTAA